One segment of Peromyscus leucopus breed LL Stock chromosome 5, UCI_PerLeu_2.1, whole genome shotgun sequence DNA contains the following:
- the Cfap20 gene encoding cilia- and flagella-associated protein 20 gives MFKNTFQSGFLSILYSIGSKPLQIWDKKVRNGHIKRITDNDIQSLVLEIEGTNVSTTYITCPADPKKTLGIKLPFLVMIIKNLKKYFTFEVQVLDDKNVRRRFRASNYQSTTRVKPFICTMPMRLDDGWNQIQFNLSDFTRRAYGTNYIETLRVQIHANCRIRRVYFSDRLYSEDELPAEFKLYLPVQNKAKQ, from the exons ATGTTCAAGAACACGTTCCAGAGCggcttcctctccatcctctacAGCATCGGCAGCAAGCCCCTGCAGATCTGGGACAAAAAG GTACGGAATGGCCACATCAAAAGAATCACTGACAATGACATCCAGTCCCTGGTGCTAGAGATCGAAGGGACAAATGTCAG CACCACATACATCACATGTCCTGCAGACCCTAAGAAGACACTGGGAATCAAGCTGCCTTTCCTCGTCATGATCATCAAAAACTTGAAGAAGTATTTTACATTTGAAGTACAG GTCCTAGATGACAAAAATGTCCGCCGGCGCTTCCGAGCAAGTAACTACCAGAGCACCACCCGCGTCAAGCCCTTCATCTGCACCATGCCCATGCGGCTGGACGACGGCTGGAACCAGATTCAGTTCAACTTGTCTGACTTCACCCGGCGGGCCTACGGCACAAACTACATTGAGACCCTGAGAGTGCAG ATCCACGCAAACTGTCGTATCCGAAGGGTTTACTTCTCAGACAGACTCTACTCAGAAGATGAGCTGCCAGCAGAGTTCAAGCTGTATCTCCCAGTTCAGAACAAGGCCAAA cAATAA